Proteins from a single region of Streptomyces spinoverrucosus:
- a CDS encoding DinB family protein has product MTSDNRIGPPSCGSERDMLRAYLDYHRATLAMKCEGLTTGELRKRSMPPSTLSLLGLVRHMAEVERAWFRRVFEDNDAPMVWSDKIDFQAAYDASASTREEAFAVWEAEVENSRRIERAAESLDRAGYQPRWGKEVSLRMVMLHVLLEYGRHNGHADFLREGIDGTVGA; this is encoded by the coding sequence GTGACCAGCGACAACCGCATAGGGCCGCCCAGTTGTGGCAGCGAACGCGACATGCTGCGGGCTTACCTCGACTACCACCGTGCAACCCTCGCCATGAAGTGCGAAGGGCTTACCACCGGGGAGCTGCGGAAGCGGTCGATGCCGCCTTCGACGCTTTCGTTGCTCGGTCTGGTGCGGCACATGGCGGAGGTGGAACGTGCTTGGTTCCGTCGAGTGTTCGAGGACAACGACGCGCCCATGGTCTGGTCCGACAAGATCGATTTTCAGGCGGCGTACGACGCGAGCGCGTCGACCAGGGAGGAGGCGTTCGCGGTCTGGGAGGCCGAGGTGGAGAACTCACGACGTATCGAGCGGGCGGCCGAGTCCCTGGACCGTGCCGGCTACCAGCCCAGATGGGGCAAGGAGGTGTCACTGCGGATGGTGATGCTGCACGTGCTCCTGGAGTATGGCCGTCACAACGGGCACGCGGACTTTCTGCGTGAGGGTATCGACGGGACGGTGGGCGCCTGA